AGCAACATCAGGAGGACCATCAGCACAACTGCAGAGACTAACCCAGCAAACAGTGCTGCAACTACTGAGGGCGTCTCAGGCTTGGGCCCTGTGGAAACCATGTAGTTAAAATGATCATATGCACATGGATATTGATATTTAATGTGACGTAAAATCATGTACATCCACCAGGAACTGTACACAATTTATATGTAATACATATGGTTAGATTTTACATTATACGCACTGTTCGTGGTGAGGTTGATGGTGTTCCCAAACTCTCCTGCTATGGACAAAGATAATgttatctatccatccatccatccatctatctatgtatcagactgtctgtctgtccatccgtccatccattaAAGGTCAaagccaaaaacaaactaacCTTGAGCCCAGGTCCGTTCACTCAACTCAGAGTAATACATGGGTTCTCCTCTTCCAGCTCGACACACGTATGACGTGGTGTTTGACGTCGGCATGTAAACGACGTAGGAATTTTCTTCATTCCCATTTCCAGGCATCATCGTGTATTGAATTTCATATCTTCCATGTTGAAGAACCTCATACCAGTAGAAGCTCCATCCCGCAGATGGATATTCCATCTGACAGGTTAGCATAATTGGTGCTCCAGCACTCTGCCATATTGGAGCCACAGTGAGGACTGGTATTGGCACATCTATCGGAAAGACATACatcgatatatatatacgaTCTATATTGATGAGCTAACCACACCCCCATTGGGATGTCCTACAGGCGTGCcagagcagaaaacaaacagtgctgTTAGCTTCTCCCACTAACCCTAAGCTTCTGCCAACTAATATTAACCAAGGCAACTGTTGAACACGTCGACCGAACTTGAACCCCCTCCCGCTTCACTGAAACCACCGGTGTGGAGATGTTTTGTGTTCGCCGGGAGGTTTGTCAACAACTTCCTCAAAATTCAACTGGCGCTAAAGCGACAACTAGCGCTAAAGACGCGTAtgtagcatcagacatgtgaccCTATTTAGTGGTGGaaaaaaccctggatttaaacatttaattaaactgGAACCACGCTACGGAATGCCAAGCAGGCCACATTTTACTacaaaggtgtttccttccatgtatgaTTATGTTATTCGGAGGTCAGCTTTAGTGACCTTAACAACAGATTGCTGGAGCAACACATAGCTTCATGACTCTTTATGACTTTGCttctttgtttaccttttttttttggttattgttacattcatactgttaataaatgttttaaagggCCTTAGTGTGGTACATTGAAAGCAAATGATAGACATTATATCACTCAGGACACCATGTGGAGACAGTTAAATAGTCAAAATCAAATGAGTTATGAAACCAATGATGCTAGACAAAACCAGACCAGTCTTAAAATGGCTGACCCATCTGTgctcaaagacagaaaaaaagatggagaaTCAAGTTGAATGGAGAATTTGGAAACTCATGCCACCCCTACTGTCTATCTACCTGTCTATGTGCTTGTACGGCTGTAGCACAGCACAACAAATACCTGATATAAAATGCACTGCATCTTACAGTTGTGTATCTCCAGTTTGAAAGGATCACTCCACTCTGTTGTAAAGCCTTTGCTCTGGCCTCTGCACTTGTAGAATCCACTGTGGGACACTTCTGCCTCCATGGGGTAACTGTCCGAATCTGGAGGTGACACTGAGCTGCTTGTTTGCCAGGAGTACGTCCACTCTGCGTCCCCGCCGCCCTGAATCACACACGTCAGTGTGATCATCTCCTGTTCGTATAACTTTGGCCACTCTGGTGTCAGGGTCACGACGGGCGTCTGTGCCAGTGCTTG
The nucleotide sequence above comes from Solea senegalensis isolate Sse05_10M linkage group LG3, IFAPA_SoseM_1, whole genome shotgun sequence. Encoded proteins:
- the LOC122766471 gene encoding uncharacterized protein LOC122766471 isoform X5, producing the protein MTMRGAICTTRQLRRGSAVHWCESASGEFSNAVNITVSDEYCDIILVSPAQPVSQGDSVTLRCTSNTGNTPSSAAAFYHNDKLIQSDSRELKIPAVSKSDEGFYKCRHKGSVSAQSWMSVKENVKESSSFPELSIILLICGTLLIILLLLLLLLRYRCDLKPTSLCCNRRGNPSAATDQPTANHEENQQHLYSALLHGEVCVYDSLRRSENSREVQALAQTPVVTLTPEWPKLYEQEMITLTCVIQGGGDAEWTYSWQTSSSVSPPDSDSYPMEAEVSHSGFYKCRGQSKGFTTEWSDPFKLEIHNYVPIPVLTVAPIWQSAGAPIMLTCQMEYPSAGWSFYWYEVLQHGRYEIQYTMMPGNGNEENSYVVYMPTSNTTSYVCRAGRGEPMYYSELSERTWAQAGEFGNTINLTTNRPKPETPSVVAALFAGLVSAVVLMVLLMLLYRLLKFPGLCGH